One Halichoerus grypus chromosome 1, mHalGry1.hap1.1, whole genome shotgun sequence genomic region harbors:
- the YJEFN3 gene encoding yjeF N-terminal domain-containing protein 3 isoform X1: MSSAARPDPAEAPEERRFLSTAEAAALERELLEDYRFGRQQLVELCGHASAVAVTKVFPLPTLSRKQRTVLVVCGPEQNGAVGLVCARHLRMFEYEPTIFYPTRSLDLLHRDLTTQCEKMDIPFLSYLPTEVQLINDAYGLVVDAVLGPGVQPGEIGGPCTRTLAILKLLSIPLAGTRRPVAATPRMGSGQTCWYRSPRPSAAPAASPAATTSWPAGSCPTTCAESSLCACRDTRAPTASRRCDRHPRPGGLDPRQ; encoded by the exons ATGAGCAGCGCGGCCCGCCCGGACCCAGCGGAGGCGCCCGAGGAGCGGCGTTTCCTCAG CACTGCCGAGGCAGCCGCCCTGGAGCGGGAGTTGCTGGAGGATTATCGCTTTGGGCGGCAGCAGCTGGTGGAGTTGTGTGGCCATGCTAGTGCTGTGGCTGTGACCAAG gTGTTCCCCTTGCCTACTCTCTCCCGGAAGCAGAGGACAGTGCTGGTCGTTTGTGGCCCGGAGCAGAACGGGGCCGTGGGGCTGGTCTGTGCCCGGCACCTGCGGATGTTT gagtaCGAACCGACCATCTTCTACCCTACACGCTCACTGGATCTGTTGCACCGGGACCTGACCACCCAGTGTGAGAAGATGGACATCCCCTTCCTGTCCTATTTGCCCACGGAG GTCCAGCTCATCAACGATGCCTACGGGCTGGTGGTGGACGCCGTGCTGGGCCCTGGCGTGCAGCCGGGGGAGATCGGGGGCCCATGCACGCGGACGCTGGCCATACTCAAGCTGCTGTCCATCCCCCTT gctgGGACGCGGAGACCGGTGGCGGCGACACCGAGGATGGGCTCCGGCCAGACGTGCTGGTATCGCTCGCCGCGCCCAAGCGCTGCGCCGGCCGCTTCTCCGGCCGCCACCACTTCGTGGCCGGCAGGTTCGTGCCCGACGACGTGCGCCGAAAGTTCGCTCTGCGCCTGCCGGGATACACGGGCACCGACTGCGTCGCGGCGCTGTGACCGCCACCCGCGTCCTGGCGGCTTGGACCCGCGCCAATAA
- the YJEFN3 gene encoding yjeF N-terminal domain-containing protein 3 isoform X2 — protein MSSAARPDPAEAPEERRFLSTAEAAALERELLEDYRFGRQQLVELCGHASAVAVTKVFPLPTLSRKQRTVLVVCGPEQNGAVGLVCARHLRMFEYEPTIFYPTRSLDLLHRDLTTQCEKMDIPFLSYLPTEVQLINDAYGLVVDAVLGPGVQPGEIGGPCTRTLAILKLLSIPLVSLDIPSGWDAETGGGDTEDGLRPDVLVSLAAPKRCAGRFSGRHHFVAGRFVPDDVRRKFALRLPGYTGTDCVAAL, from the exons ATGAGCAGCGCGGCCCGCCCGGACCCAGCGGAGGCGCCCGAGGAGCGGCGTTTCCTCAG CACTGCCGAGGCAGCCGCCCTGGAGCGGGAGTTGCTGGAGGATTATCGCTTTGGGCGGCAGCAGCTGGTGGAGTTGTGTGGCCATGCTAGTGCTGTGGCTGTGACCAAG gTGTTCCCCTTGCCTACTCTCTCCCGGAAGCAGAGGACAGTGCTGGTCGTTTGTGGCCCGGAGCAGAACGGGGCCGTGGGGCTGGTCTGTGCCCGGCACCTGCGGATGTTT gagtaCGAACCGACCATCTTCTACCCTACACGCTCACTGGATCTGTTGCACCGGGACCTGACCACCCAGTGTGAGAAGATGGACATCCCCTTCCTGTCCTATTTGCCCACGGAG GTCCAGCTCATCAACGATGCCTACGGGCTGGTGGTGGACGCCGTGCTGGGCCCTGGCGTGCAGCCGGGGGAGATCGGGGGCCCATGCACGCGGACGCTGGCCATACTCAAGCTGCTGTCCATCCCCCTTGTGAGCCTGGACATTCCCTCAG gctgGGACGCGGAGACCGGTGGCGGCGACACCGAGGATGGGCTCCGGCCAGACGTGCTGGTATCGCTCGCCGCGCCCAAGCGCTGCGCCGGCCGCTTCTCCGGCCGCCACCACTTCGTGGCCGGCAGGTTCGTGCCCGACGACGTGCGCCGAAAGTTCGCTCTGCGCCTGCCGGGATACACGGGCACCGACTGCGTCGCGGCGCTGTGA